One window from the genome of Cucumis melo cultivar AY chromosome 10, USDA_Cmelo_AY_1.0, whole genome shotgun sequence encodes:
- the LOC103489189 gene encoding uncharacterized protein LOC103489189, with protein sequence MRGNKIARTLLRRSRIPAVSSPLSSLGAPSSTVFASEATPFQTTCSSFSCRDHAFPFSPGGTLRLFHTDSSKDFRDEVKEQNPLQYGREDEGETTDGWEEDDDDLEPELGDGGGGGGVVLQGVPWGEHVLLLAQEVLLQFGDDIKLYSFKATPRGYIYVRLDKLSHKFGCPSMEELDSYSKEYKKRLDETGALGNIPDDLALEVSSPGAERLLKVPDDLSRFKAMPMRVSYIEDVDSRGSENDGVFMLDHVELESGSCIWKLANVRENRDPLSKGRPLTREQKEWRLKLPYANHKKVFLYLEC encoded by the exons ATGCGTGGCAACAAGATTGCTCGTACTTTACTCCGTCGATCTCGAATCCCCGCCGTTTCCTCTCCACTCTCCTCCCTCGGAGCACCGTCCTCCACAGTCTTTGCTTCCGAAGCAACGCCTTTTCAAACTACTTGCTCCTCTTTCTCCTGTCGCGACCACGCATTTCCCTTCTCCCCCGGCGGAACCCTGCGGTTGTTCCATACCGATTCCTCTAAAGACTTTCGAGATGAAGTGAAAGAACAAAATCCTCTCCAGT ATGGGAGGGAAGATGAGGGAGAAACCACGGATGGAtgggaagaagatgatgatgatctGGAGCCTGAG CTTGGTGATGGAGGGGGTGGTGGTGGTGTTGTTTTACAAGGCGTGCCATGGGGTGAGCATGTTCTTCTTCTTGCTCAAGAGGTCCTGCTGCAATTTGGCGATGACATAAAACTATATTCTTTCAAGGCCACTCCACGTGGGTACATTTATGTCAGATTAGATAAACTCTCGCAcaa ATTTGGTTGTCCCAGCATGGAGGAGCTTGACAGTTATAGCAAAGAGTACAAAAAAAGATTGGATGAAACTGGAGCACTTGGAAATATTCCCGATGATTTAGCCCTTGAG GTATCATCTCCAGGTGCAGAGAGATTACTGAAGGTTCCAGATGATCTGTCTAGATTTAAGGCCATGCCAATGCGAGTTTCTTACATTGAAGATGTAGATTCAAGAGGCTCTGAAAATGATGGAGTTTTTATGCTGGATCATGTAGAATTGGAATCTGGAAGCTGTATCTGGAAATTGGCAAACGTGAGGGAAAACCGAGATCCTTTAAGTAAGGGTAGGCCTTTGACTCGTGAGCAGAAAGAATGGAGGTTAAAGTTACCCTATGCAAATCATAAGAAGGTATTCCTTTACCTTGAATGCTGA
- the LOC103489188 gene encoding cell division control protein 48 homolog B, whose protein sequence is MEDQSSVSGNCGNGSENKWRAEEAIAGNSEALKALRELIVFPLLFSQEAKKIGLKWPRGLLLYGPPGTGKTSLVRAIVQESGAHLTTISPHSVHRAHAGESEKVLREAFTKASSLAISGKPSVIFIDEIDALCPPRDSRREQNVRITTQLSILMDSNKQSASGRPHVVVVASTNRVDAVDPALRRSGRFDAEIEVTAPTEDERYQILRLYTRKVQLNPEVDLRAIAASCNGFVGADLEALCREAAMAALQRCSGTNENAILCMTTEDWKHARSIVGPSMTRGITVEVPNVTWDDIGGLKDLKKKLQQSVEWPIKHAASFSKLGISPARGILLYGPPGCSKTTLAKAAANAAQASFFSLSGAEMYSMYVGEGEALLRNTFRRARLAAPSIIFFDEADVVAAKRGGSSSGNTTVGERLLSTLLTEMDGLEEAKGILVLAATNRPHAIDAALMRPGRFDLVLYVPPPDLDARYEILRVHTRPMTIGSDVDLKKIAEDTELFTGAELEGLCREAGMVALREDITASVVCGRHFQTVKDALKPALTLEDIAVYSTFMKTRSALPSQHADLSSKNKIKSERNLFGPVSLVKLGLVGCFFLVLAKYFLSKEHQVEHELMTT, encoded by the exons ATGGAGGATCAGAGTTCTGTGAGTGGTAATTGTGGTAATGGTAGCGAGAATAAGTGGAGAGCTGAGGAAGCCATTGCTGGAAACTCCGAGGCCCTTAAAGCATTGAGAGAGCTGATCGTGTTCCCGCTACTATTCTCACAGGAAGCTAAAAAAATCGGTCTGAAA TGGCCTCGTGGCTTGCTTTTATACGGTCCCCCCGGCACTGGCAAG ACAAGTTTAGTACGTGCAATTGTTCAGGAATCCGGTGCACATTTAACCACTATCAG TCCTCATTCAGTTCACAGAGCACATGCCGGAGAAAGTGAAAAAGTTCTGCGCGAGGCCTTCACCAAGGCATCATCTCTTGCAATATCCGGAAAGCCATCAGTTATCTTTATAGATGAAATTGATGCACTTTGTCCTCCTCGAGATTCGAG GAGAGAGCAAAATGTTCGTATAACCACTCAACTTTCTATACTGATGGACTCCAATAAGCAATCAGCATCTGGTAGACCACACGTTGTTGTAGTTGCATCAACTAACAG AGTGGATGCCGTTGACCCTGCACTTAGAAGGTCAGGGCGTTTTGATGCTGAAATAGAAGTAACAGCACCAACTGAGGATGAAAGATATCAAATTCTTAGG CTGTACACAAGGAAGGTTCAATTGAATCCAGAAGTTGATTTACGAGCAATAGCTGCATCTTGCAATGGGTTTGTAGGAGCTGACTTGGAGGCTTTGTGTCGTGAGGCTGCAATGGCTGCATTGCAAAGGTGCTCAGGTACGAATGAGAATGCTATTCTCTGTATGACAACAGAAGACTGGAAGCATGCAAGATCTATCGTTGGCCCAAGTATGACTAGAGGCATAACTGTGGAAGTTCCGAATGTGACTTGGGATGATATTGGAGGACTTAAAGATTTAAAA AAAAAGCTACAACAATCAGTCGAGTGGCCTATCAAACACGCCGCTTCTTTCTCAAAGTTGGGTATATCGCCTGCACGAGGGATTCTTTTGTACGGGCCTCCAGGTTGCTCAAAAACAACCCTAGCTAAAGCAGCTGCGAATGCTGCTCAAGCATCCTTTTTCTCACTTAG CGGTGCAGAGATGTATTCTATGTATGTTGGTGAGGGAGAGGCCCTACTGCGCAATACTTTTCGAAGAGCTCGTCTTGCTGCACCAAGCATAATATTTTTTGATGAGGCTGATGTTGTTGCTGCCAAGAG AGGCGGGAGTTCAAGCGGGAACACCACCGTAGGGGAGAGGCTTCTTTCTACATTATTAACTGAAATGGATGGTCTTGAAGAAGCAAAA GGAATACTAGTTTTAGCTGCTACAAACCGTCCTCATGCCATTGACGCCGCACTTATGCGACCAGGGCGCTTTGACTTG GTGCTCTATGTCCCTCCACCAGATTTAGATGCTCGTTATGAGATACTACGTGTCCATACTCGTCCAATGACAATCGGAAGTGATGTCGACCTCAAAAAAATAGCAGAGGATACAGAGCTGTTCACCGGGGCCGAACTCGAAGGCCTGTGTAGGGAAGCCGGAATGGTTGCTTTAAGAGAAGACATAACTGCTAGTGTTGTGTGTGGTCGCCATTTCCAAACGGTAAAGGATGCTTTGAAACCAGCTTTAACCTTGGAAGATATTGCTGTATACTCCACTTTTATGAAGACCCGTTCTGCTCTGCCTTCACAACATGCCGATTTAAGTTCAAAGAATAAGATTAAGAGTGAAAGAAATTTGTTTGGTCCTGTTTCTTTGGTTAAACTTGGTTTAGTTGGCTGTTTCTTCCTTGTTCTTGCCAAGTACTTTCTCTCAAAAGAACATCAAGTTGAGCATGAATTGATGACTACCTAG
- the LOC103489187 gene encoding uncharacterized protein LOC103489187 isoform X2: MCGIALIVSGIRLDLSSLHVDARPLSPSSVHEQLEFSIDDLKAVLRRRGPDSLGGVKVSLSSKSSNPSEEQQLECFIERVDDGVAFQNQNDQYEMENGRFCSENGCILQSENGCSNPISGTGLYLLGATLQLRGVNPIVQPLMDASRNILVYNGEIFGGLHVECHENDAESLMLALRNCCSCNFSLDMNACEDECKRERTIVDTLSKIQGPWSIIYWQDSAKTLWFGRDAFGRRSLLVHWPTVEDSRFLLSSVSPASSMFQDSGLEVDSGTCQVSFWEELPCGIYSVSFDAQKTDGCVVGEVRRHEWTNESLKELVEWKRTRIEPEHGDISTPYHKDCLSQHESHSTCLHNLQSALGNFQAPVSTPAEILLDALRKSLVRRTSFYTIFQATTSASRKAELGPVAILFSGGLDSMILAALLDECLDPCYEVDLLNVSFDGCSAPDRISAKAGVKELSRIAPLRRWKLVEIDADMSDLTSETKHVMSLINPANTYMDLNIGIALWLASGGNGWIYESVDEDEKFHQRVKYKSEAKILLVGSGADEQCAGYGRHRTKYRQGGWHLLNEEMKLDIQRIWKRNLGRDDRCIADNGKEARFPFLDEDVIRTLLAFPLWEVTDLEKPAGTGDKKILREVAKLLGLHEAGVLPKRAIQFGSRIARESNRKNFGSNRAANQANAGSVKFNKQSVLQ; encoded by the exons ATGTGTGGAATCGCTTTGATCGTTTCGGGCATTCGCCTTGATTTATCTTCTCTACATGTAGACGCCAGACCCCTGTCTCCTTCTTCAGTTCACGAGCAA CTCGAGTTTTCAATTGATGATCTTAAAGCAGTATTACGGAGAAGAGGGCCCGATAGCTTAGGCGGAGTGAAGGTTTCTCTTTCTTCAAAATCTTCTAATCCCAGTGAAGAACAGCAGTTGGAGTGTTTCATTGAGAGGGTTGATGATGGCGTTGCATTCCAAAATCAAAATGATCAATACGAGATGGAAAATGGCCGCTTTTGTTCTGAAAATGGATGTATTCTCCAATCAGAGAACGGTTGCAGTAATCCCATCTCTGGTACGGGGCTTTATTTACTTGGGGCCACGTTACAACTTAGAGGGGTTAACCCTATTGTTCAGCCGCTGATGGATGCTTCCCGCAATATTCTTGTTTACAATG GTGAAATATTTGGAGGACTACATGTTGAGTGTCATGAAAACGATGCCGAAAGTCTTATGCTAGCACTTCGGAATTGTTGCTCATGTAATTTTAGTTTAGATATGAACGCATGTGAAGATGAATGTAAGAGAGAAAGAACTATTGTAGATACTCTTTCAAAGATCCAAGGGCCATGGTCAATCATCTACTGGCAG GATAGCGCAAAAACTTTGTGGTTTGGTCGGGATGCCTTTGGTAGGCGAAGTCTTCTTGTTCACTGGCCAACAGTGGAGGATTCTCGGTTTCTGTTGTCGTCTGTATCACCAGCTTCTTCCATGTTTCAAGACTCAG GGCTTGAAGTTGACAGTGGTACTTGTCAAGTGAGCTTCTGGGAAGAACTACCATGTGGGATTTACAGCGTCTCTTTTGATGCTCAGAAAACTGATGGTTGCGTGGTTGGTGAAGTCAGAAGGCATGAATGGACCAATGAGTCACTGAAAGAGCTTGTTGAGTGGAAAAGAACTCGTATTGAACCTGAACATGGAGACATCTCCACTCCATATCACAAGGATTGTTTGTCACAACATGAAAGCCATTCAACATGTTTACATAACTTGCAATCAGCGTTGG GGAATTTCCAAGCTCCTGTCTCAACACCTGCAGAGATTCTACTGGATGCTCTGAGGAAGTCTCTTGTCCGGCGGACTTCATTTTATACAATTTTCCAG GCTACGACATCTGCTTCCAGAAAAGCAGAACTTGGTCCAGTGGCCATTCTTTTTTCTGGTGGGTTGGATTCTATGATTCTAGCAGCATTACTGGACGAATGTCTCGACCCCTGTT ATGAGGTGGATCTTCTCAATGTCAGCTTTGATGGATGTTCTGCACCTGACCGAATCTCTGCGAAGGCTGGTGTTAAGGAACTGAGTAGAATTGCCCCTCTAAGAAG GTGGAAGCTGGTTGAGATTGATGCTGATATGTCAGATTTGACCTCTGAAACCAAGCACGTCATGTCTCTAATAAATCCTGCAAACACATACATG GACCTAAATATTGGAATAGCTTTGTGGCTGGCCTCTGGTGGCAATGGTTGGATCTATGAATCAGTTGATGAGGATGAGAAGTTCCATCAACGTGTAAAATACAAGTCTGAGGCCAAGATTCTCCTTGTTGGTTCTGGTGCGGATGAGCAATGTGCTGGCTATGGCAGGCATCGAACAAAATATAGACAAGGGGG TTGGCATCTTTTAAATGAGGAAATGAAGTTGGATATCCAGAGAATCTGGAAGAGAAATCTAGGGAGAGATGACAGATGTATTGCAGATAATGGGAAGGAG GCCAGATTTCCCTTTTTGGATGAAGACGTTATACGTACATTGCTAGCATTCCCTCTATGGGAGGTTACTGACCTTGAGAAACCTGCTGGAACCGGTGACAAGAAGATACTTAGGGAG GTTGCAAAATTACTTGGCCTGCACGAAGCAGGGGTTCTACCTAAAAGAGCAATACAG TTTGGCTCAAGGATTGCAAGGGAATCAAATCGCAAGAACTTTGGAAGCAACCGGGCTGCTAATCAGGCCAACGCCGGAAGTGTGAAGTTCAACAAACAATCTGTACTCCAGTGA
- the LOC103489187 gene encoding uncharacterized protein LOC103489187 isoform X1, with the protein MCGIALIVSGIRLDLSSLHVDARPLSPSSVHEQLEFSIDDLKAVLRRRGPDSLGGVKVSLSSKSSNPSEEQQLECFIERVDDGVAFQNQNDQYEMENGRFCSENGCILQSENGCSNPISGTGLYLLGATLQLRGVNPIVQPLMDASRNILVYNGEIFGGLHVECHENDAESLMLALRNCCSCNFSLDMNACEDECKRERTIVDTLSKIQGPWSIIYWQDSAKTLWFGRDAFGRRSLLVHWPTVEDSRFLLSSVSPASSMFQDSAGLEVDSGTCQVSFWEELPCGIYSVSFDAQKTDGCVVGEVRRHEWTNESLKELVEWKRTRIEPEHGDISTPYHKDCLSQHESHSTCLHNLQSALGNFQAPVSTPAEILLDALRKSLVRRTSFYTIFQATTSASRKAELGPVAILFSGGLDSMILAALLDECLDPCYEVDLLNVSFDGCSAPDRISAKAGVKELSRIAPLRRWKLVEIDADMSDLTSETKHVMSLINPANTYMDLNIGIALWLASGGNGWIYESVDEDEKFHQRVKYKSEAKILLVGSGADEQCAGYGRHRTKYRQGGWHLLNEEMKLDIQRIWKRNLGRDDRCIADNGKEARFPFLDEDVIRTLLAFPLWEVTDLEKPAGTGDKKILREVAKLLGLHEAGVLPKRAIQFGSRIARESNRKNFGSNRAANQANAGSVKFNKQSVLQ; encoded by the exons ATGTGTGGAATCGCTTTGATCGTTTCGGGCATTCGCCTTGATTTATCTTCTCTACATGTAGACGCCAGACCCCTGTCTCCTTCTTCAGTTCACGAGCAA CTCGAGTTTTCAATTGATGATCTTAAAGCAGTATTACGGAGAAGAGGGCCCGATAGCTTAGGCGGAGTGAAGGTTTCTCTTTCTTCAAAATCTTCTAATCCCAGTGAAGAACAGCAGTTGGAGTGTTTCATTGAGAGGGTTGATGATGGCGTTGCATTCCAAAATCAAAATGATCAATACGAGATGGAAAATGGCCGCTTTTGTTCTGAAAATGGATGTATTCTCCAATCAGAGAACGGTTGCAGTAATCCCATCTCTGGTACGGGGCTTTATTTACTTGGGGCCACGTTACAACTTAGAGGGGTTAACCCTATTGTTCAGCCGCTGATGGATGCTTCCCGCAATATTCTTGTTTACAATG GTGAAATATTTGGAGGACTACATGTTGAGTGTCATGAAAACGATGCCGAAAGTCTTATGCTAGCACTTCGGAATTGTTGCTCATGTAATTTTAGTTTAGATATGAACGCATGTGAAGATGAATGTAAGAGAGAAAGAACTATTGTAGATACTCTTTCAAAGATCCAAGGGCCATGGTCAATCATCTACTGGCAG GATAGCGCAAAAACTTTGTGGTTTGGTCGGGATGCCTTTGGTAGGCGAAGTCTTCTTGTTCACTGGCCAACAGTGGAGGATTCTCGGTTTCTGTTGTCGTCTGTATCACCAGCTTCTTCCATGTTTCAAGACTCAG CAGGGCTTGAAGTTGACAGTGGTACTTGTCAAGTGAGCTTCTGGGAAGAACTACCATGTGGGATTTACAGCGTCTCTTTTGATGCTCAGAAAACTGATGGTTGCGTGGTTGGTGAAGTCAGAAGGCATGAATGGACCAATGAGTCACTGAAAGAGCTTGTTGAGTGGAAAAGAACTCGTATTGAACCTGAACATGGAGACATCTCCACTCCATATCACAAGGATTGTTTGTCACAACATGAAAGCCATTCAACATGTTTACATAACTTGCAATCAGCGTTGG GGAATTTCCAAGCTCCTGTCTCAACACCTGCAGAGATTCTACTGGATGCTCTGAGGAAGTCTCTTGTCCGGCGGACTTCATTTTATACAATTTTCCAG GCTACGACATCTGCTTCCAGAAAAGCAGAACTTGGTCCAGTGGCCATTCTTTTTTCTGGTGGGTTGGATTCTATGATTCTAGCAGCATTACTGGACGAATGTCTCGACCCCTGTT ATGAGGTGGATCTTCTCAATGTCAGCTTTGATGGATGTTCTGCACCTGACCGAATCTCTGCGAAGGCTGGTGTTAAGGAACTGAGTAGAATTGCCCCTCTAAGAAG GTGGAAGCTGGTTGAGATTGATGCTGATATGTCAGATTTGACCTCTGAAACCAAGCACGTCATGTCTCTAATAAATCCTGCAAACACATACATG GACCTAAATATTGGAATAGCTTTGTGGCTGGCCTCTGGTGGCAATGGTTGGATCTATGAATCAGTTGATGAGGATGAGAAGTTCCATCAACGTGTAAAATACAAGTCTGAGGCCAAGATTCTCCTTGTTGGTTCTGGTGCGGATGAGCAATGTGCTGGCTATGGCAGGCATCGAACAAAATATAGACAAGGGGG TTGGCATCTTTTAAATGAGGAAATGAAGTTGGATATCCAGAGAATCTGGAAGAGAAATCTAGGGAGAGATGACAGATGTATTGCAGATAATGGGAAGGAG GCCAGATTTCCCTTTTTGGATGAAGACGTTATACGTACATTGCTAGCATTCCCTCTATGGGAGGTTACTGACCTTGAGAAACCTGCTGGAACCGGTGACAAGAAGATACTTAGGGAG GTTGCAAAATTACTTGGCCTGCACGAAGCAGGGGTTCTACCTAAAAGAGCAATACAG TTTGGCTCAAGGATTGCAAGGGAATCAAATCGCAAGAACTTTGGAAGCAACCGGGCTGCTAATCAGGCCAACGCCGGAAGTGTGAAGTTCAACAAACAATCTGTACTCCAGTGA
- the LOC103489185 gene encoding ninja-family protein AFP3-like produces MGEANQGGSRGMEKVSLQTEKYPTDLLQRFLCSNSHQTQIGRAFNEEEEEDTEEIELNLGLSLGGRFGVDKNSKKLIRSSSIAGTMLLRDDDASTPAAVSYPAAIIRTSSLPPETEEEWRKRKELQTLRRMEAKRRRFEKQRNKDGIGIGMGTSGCFEEERREIEGLTGLNLREKRHGSGISTTVAPPFGLPTWAAAARQALTGGIMDEISKGKGGCTSGGGGGTNGGGFPGVGQPASQCSAESQGGSSSGMSELDSKQIQGSSSYGEARSSSQERGNLEAAGSSGSKMCENPSASSKTETKNQSKKPDSGENKGREAATMSMEDMPCVFTIGDGPDGRRVEGILYKYGKGEEVRIMCVCHGKFLSPAEFVKHAGGKNVAHPLRHIVVNPNSGPFL; encoded by the exons ATGGGGGAAGCAAACCAAGGAGGAAGTAGAGGAATGGAGAAAGTTTCTCTACAAACTGAAAAGTACCCAACAGATCTGTTGCAGAGATTTTTATGTAGCAATTCACATCAGACCCAAATTGGGAGAGCttttaatgaagaagaagaagaagatacaGAGGAGATTGAGCTTAATCTTGGGCTTTCACTTGGGGGTCGATTTGGGGTTGACAAAAATTCCAAGAAGCTTATTCGGTCATCTTCCATAGCTGGTACCATGCTTTTGAGGGACGATGACGCTTCTACTCCTGCAGCTGTGTCGTACCCGGCGGCGATTATTCGCACCTCGTCTCTTCCGCCGGAGACAGAGGAGGAGTGGAGGAAGAGGAAGGAATTGCAGACGTTGAGGCGAATGGAGGCCAAAAGGAGGCGGTTTGAGAAGCAGAGGAATAAGGATGGGATTGGGATTGGGATGGGAACTAGTGGGTGTTTTGAAGAAGAGAGGCGTGAAATTGAAGGTCTTACAGGATTGAATTTGAGAGAGAAAAGGCATGGTTCCGGTATTTCGACGACGGTGGCACCGCCATTTGGGTTACCGACGTGGGCTGCAGCTGCTCGACAGGCTCTTACTGGCGGAATTATGGATGAGATTAGCAAAGGCAAAGGTGGCTGTACATCCGGTGGCGGCGGAGGCACTAACGGCGGAGGTTTTCCGGGTGTCGGACAGCCCGCCTCTCAGTGCTCTGCCGAATCGCAGGGCGGAAGCTCATCGGGGATGTCCGAATTGGATAGCAAACAGATCCAAG GATCTAGCAGTTACGGTGAAGCGAGAAGCTCCTCACAAGAGCGAGGCAACCTAGAGGCTGCAGGTTCTTCAGGATCGAAGATGTGTGAGAACCCATCTGCCAGTTCCAAAACAGAGACGAAAAATCAATCCAAGAAACCTGATTCAGGCGAGAACAAGGGAAGGGAAGCGGCAACGATGTCAATGGAAGACATGCCTTGTGTGTTCACGATAGGGGACGGGCCAGATGGGAGAAGGGTGGAAGGAATTCTTTACAAGTATGGAAAAGGGGAGGAAGTGAGGATAATGTGTGTTTGCCATGGGAAATTTCTGTCACCAGCTGAGTTTGTGAAGCATGCTGGTGGAAAAAATGTGGCTCATCCCTTAAGACATATAGTTGTCAATCCCAATTCTGGTCCTTTTTTGTGA